In Platichthys flesus chromosome 6, fPlaFle2.1, whole genome shotgun sequence, the genomic stretch GAGCGACTGAAGTCCTGACGGTCGACATCAGGAAACAAGAACAGATCCAGATCCGGATTCTGGTCTGAAAGACCGGTCCGCACGACAAAGTATCACAGCCACTCCGAGGGGGAAAATGAACGCCTAAATgcacaagaataaagttgtgatATAACaaaggggggaggtggggggggaagCAAAATATTAGAAGTATCATTACTCCAGGCTACATGTATTTTTAGAGGAAGTATATGAGGATCAGCTCCTGTTAAAATGTTGAATTCGGAttgtttcaacattttattcacTGCTTGTTTTCTTAAATTATTACTTATATTATTACTAATTATCTGAATTTCTCTTCAATTACAACGTCGTAATATTCAGACTCCGACTTCTCGACATCACAGATTTCATTTAGCAATTGTGGCCTTTGTACGTGTAGATCAGAAAACAGATAATGATTTAGTTTATGTACAGAATACGTGTATGcattatttatatcatatatttttAATGGAAACAGTAATCTGTGATTTGAGTTGTTTAGTTTCAATCTGTTcttgttgcttttgtttgttatcAGAAATACTTCACTGTAGAAATTTCATGGAAACTCATTTGTTTGATTCATTTCATTGTAAATATGAGTTTGATAAGTTTGATGCAACAGTTAAATTTGGTGCTAATTTCCAGAGTCGGATCCAAAAGACAGAAACCTGTTTGTTGGAGTGTGTCTATgtttgtaatatatattttataatcaagaaaacaaattattcttgtatttttacataataaaatatacattttgtgtTCAACATgagttttgaaatgtgaaaacaagactgtgatgatgatgatgagtaaaTGTCTTTGATGATCACTTCTTTCAATTGTTACAGAAAGAAAACCTTAAAATTTGAAGCCAAACTTTGCAGCTGCTTTCTGACTCGCATGTCGTCAGGGGAGCTCACGCCCCCCCCactctgcacacactcataaattatgttttcatcgaGGTCCATGAATAATTCTCATAGAAATCAAAGAAAAGGTTGTGAAACGCTCGATTTCAAAATGTTAACAATAGTTAAAAAAcagaattcctggatctgcattCAAATTGAAcgggttcttccctgaaccaCAAAACATCCTCTCACAGAGTTTTGATGTAAAGTTgttgacaaacagacaaataaacacagacacagacataaaacatataaaatacactttttgtcTCTTGAAGTGACCTGAAGGACAAAGAATGCTGCAAAAGGTGTTTtcaatataatatttaatagcCGGGTAGGGGGCTGTTGTTTTAGTGTCTGTGACGACAGGAGTATTTACAGTCTTTTAAAAATGGGGATTTGatccaaagtaaaaaaaacaagttcccGTTTCTGCATCTCCACCAACAGCTGGATTCTGTCCGTGCCGCTGGAGGAATCGAGTCCTGCACCGCAGCGCGTCCGGCCCCACGGTCCGTTGTGCAACCGCTCCGACAGCCCAGTGGAATGTGGGAGTCCAGGCCGAAGACAGATAAACGGGACCGGGGCCAAGTGGGAGCAGCTCAACCTGGAGGCTGGAGGGGGCCTCGGGCTCAGGCTGATGAGGGACGGCTCATCACTCGTCCtgggacagaaacacagacagagaactCAGCCTCTCTCTATTCATCTGAGGCTTCACTGACATTTTGATTCTGAAGCACAGAAGTGACTGTGGACGAGCTTCAGCTAATGGCGGCTGATATGTGACTGAAGATTTTTTAAGACCATAATGAATTCAATTTATGACATTTGTCAAGCACGAGAGATAAGGAGGAAAATCCCTGATTTACTTACATTTTAATTACTAGTATAGATCatctacactcacacacatgtgtcatatatatttatggtTATGGACTCACCCACTCATCCTCCCCCgctccctctccgtctccagACATCTTTGTGTTGCCTGGTTCTGATTTGTTGGCCATGATCTTGTCCGTCCACGAAGCTCCAGCATTCTCATCCCCAGCAAAGTTACACTTGGTCACTGAACCTCCGTCCACTTTGGCTAAAGAGACTTGAGGCACAAATCAAAATCGTTTTTTTATAGAGACAGGAAACAGCGGAGGACTCTTCTGTTTTGGGTTAAAGTGAGATGAGGCGGTCACTCACATATGAAAGGACTGTTTCCTCTGGTCTTCAGTCGGACGTCCTGTCCTGTTTCCAGCTCGGTTTTGTCCATCTCTGTCTCCGGGTACCAGAAGGCCCAGGTGCCGCTGGGTCGGTGCTTGTCGGTTATTCTCATCAGCTCGTGTTTGTCCACAATCGTGGACAGCTGCTCGTGAGACAGAATGTCCGTCTCGCCTTTCGCTTCCACTTCTGTGTGGACACAAGAGGAGCATCTGAATCATCCTCAGCCGCAAACACACAACGAGACAAACTACGTTACAACAACTAAAGGGATGAACTGCAGATCAGATATCAGAAATAATTACAGACGTAGAGTTATTGCAGAAAATGTCCATCATATAAAATCATGTTCAGATCTGCATCAGTGAGTTCGGAGGCTTCACTCTCATCTGCTCcgtgatttaaaaaacaaactggaaacacCAGGAGGACTCATGAGGACCTGAGACAACTGATCGGAATTAGAGCAACTTCTTTAAAGTCGGACTCGTCCTATCACGTTCAAGAGGACAAACAAATCTTATCTGTGAATCTGTGAGTCTCTAAgtttgtgccagatgtaatgaaattcacTACGGTGGTTCCTGATaattgacctttaacctttgaccaccGAAGTCAAGCTGAACGTTcgcaccaaatttgaagaaaatccCCTGGAGGAGTTCTGACATATCGGTTCACCGGCATGAGACAGAAGGACAATCAGAAGAGAGACAGCGTCTGAGCACCGGGTGTCACCGGCCTGGAGACATAACAACAGACCCTGAATATTATGATTAACACTAACTGCTAACGCACAACTGGAAACAGGAACAGGTGACTCAACGCAAATCTTAAAGCACAACAAgccagaggaaaaaacacagacagaggccCAACCGAATTAAGTCTGGGGCGCAGAGAAAACATTTACTCCAGTGTTTACTGTGGTGTAGACGTGGACTCACTGTAGGAGGACATGAGGAAGCCGGTGTTGATCTTTTTGGTGTCGCTGAAGTTTGGTTCAATTTCATTCCCCCTGGCATCGAACCTCCTCCGGTGGATGCGGCTGGGTTTCACGTACAGCACATAGAAACGGACCTGTGTCGGAAACAACAGAGATGTCATGTCCTTCTCTTTTGTCTTAGACACACTTGTCTGATTTCCGTCCAAATGGCTCATAAACTTTAAACGCATTTTCATAAACCTTCAGAGAATACATTAGAGATGGGTTTGTGGAGGTTAGCAGTAGGTGGGGCTACTTTTCCAGCCAGGTGCCGATGCAGCACTACAGAAGAAGAGGGCACGACCAGACAACTTTGAACAAATAACTTATTAAGTattgctttttatttaatttatttaataaagacACGTTGGAAATGGAAACTTCACCTTTTGATTTTTGACGTCACTGATCACATGTCTGGAAACATCCAGCAGCTTTCCCTCCAGAAGAACCCCCGCGCCGCTGGTGACGGGAAAAACAAAATTCCAATTGATTCTTTCTAAGTTATTACTGTGCACGAAGCGTTTGTATGTGCAACAATTTCTTCTTCATGGACAActgtattaaaaaaatccacaaaCTTATCTGTCCACCTCAGGATCGATGAGTgtcaaagatggatgacataaAAAAATTTCGTTGAGTTGGTGTATCGCACCAGTGGCTCATTCCATGATCACTACTGCACACACTATGATTCCAAATAAAATCACCAATTCAAAATGGCGGCACCTGCATCCCGGATATTTGGGCTTCATACTGTCCATCTTTTACAGTCACAGATCGAGAGACACAaagtaaaaccttctttttATCCTTTACAttataaatgaaatattcaatttaatgcTATCTTCACCCTCGCCACTAGAGGCCACCAGATccaacacactgaacctttaaacaaacaggaagtaggaACGTCAACACAGTATTGACAGTTTGGTGAATCATTTGAATGCCAGATAATAAAAGCAACAGTTACTTCTCACAACATAATGTGTTACGTTGTGTTAATTAAAGTGTAACTGTGTGTGGAACCACAGAGGAACcatagaggaaccacagagGAACCACACCAGGTCCCGTTCTCTGGTTCTTCAGGATCTTACCTCTCACTCGCGGACGGGGACCAGACACCGTCGAAGGTCTCGTTGTGAACCGGTTTGTTCTGTAGAGACGTGTCGTGGTAAATTCGGCTCATGTTTGATGAACTTTTCTGTCACTTCTTCCCGAGATTGTTCCTGTTTCCTGACTTCCTGACTTCCGGTTTTTGCAGCGAGGTGCGCTCGTTTGTGGAAGCGGCTCCTTCCGCCGTGTGACTGAACCTGTGCGGGTCTTAAGTCTGAAACGACTGTGAAATAAGTGAGAAGAGGAAAATGGAAACAATTTCAAGGAAGGTTAATAAATGGATATCATTATAAATTAATACTGTTGTTTAACACGTATGTTGAATAACTACTAATGCATAAGAATCATCACTATAATTcaatataaactttattattgttatttattcacatttctgGATAgatcatcacttcctgtcatgaAAAACATAAAGCTGTGAACAATGTTGACAACACAAGAACTTtatctgttatttgttttaaagcttTCAAACCGTTTGTGTGTAAATTATACAGTCTCTTGTTTTAATGCAGTtaagtctttatttatttgcttttttatgtaatttgtaattttcacaatgttagattttaaacatgttaaaaaaattatcttaATTGcactaaatgtgtttatttcactCTTTTCGAGACTTGTTTGAGATGTGGGATCTTCATTTAtctttcttgtgtttgtttaatattgatttatatgtgtttgtgtgtatttatttagttttgttttattttattacataatTACAGGTTAATTATTGGTTATTGAATGTTTCCTAGAAAAGAATCACACAGTTTGGCACAAATTGAATTTTTATTGTTCCGATTCGACTTCCACTAAATGCTGcctaatatttattaaaatacaaatatcatttccttttttaaaggGAAAGAGGGGTATGAGGGATAagggtggaggagacaggagggaggtgTTAAGGTAGAGATGTGTAGGGAGCTACTGATGCTCGGCCTGAGGTGAGGATCCTCTCGTTGTTTCCtagtctccttctcctcctcctcctcccctcctcctgctctttcttctgctcctctcgtTGTTTCTTAAAGTCATTCActcctttctcctccacaaGTCACTTTGTATAAAAGCTGAATGATATGTAAAGTAACATCTTTATTTATGGACCCAAGTTTTTTCATATTGCATCTTTTCATCCAGGCAGAAACTGTCTTTCACGTCACAAGGCAAAAATGTGCATCTACACATATATTGATTaacactttgttttattataatagATTCTATGTCAAAAGTAAAGCTGAAGCCCACTaactaatttaaatataaatgtataaatatataattcatatatttattgtgGTCTTCGGCCCAGGATGGCCAAGTTCAGATCTATGATACGGAGAATACAGTTTCCTCTGGCAGCTCCTCTCAACATTAAAAGTATGTTTTTGAGCATAtttgaacaaaaaataaaagtagaatTAAATGTAGATAAGCACAGAACACACTGGAATCCTCAGGAAGTTTTGAAGTCTTGTAGCATGAGGATGAAATCCTTAAAGACATCTCAGCACAACAGATTTAAAGATCATCTGTCCTGAGGGCGTAGCGTCCGAGCTGGATGTTGAGCCAGATGTTTCGGCGTTGAGCCCAGCCGCCCGGAGCCTCCACCTCGTACAGACGCTCCCGGTGATCCTCGTGCTGCCGCAGGAACTTCCTGCACACTGAACACAacgagagacacacaaacacattaagagGAGGAACACACATCTGCACTGCATTCAcattgcacaacactgctcaGCACCAACTGGGATCTCTGTGGGGActgggaggagcaggaggacacgTTTTCCCTGAGTCTTCTAGAGAAGATCAACTTGACCTCTAATCAGTCAAACGTTCATTTCATCCTCCCAACCAGGAGTGATGGAGAAGGAATGTTCTGAAGGTCTAATAATCTGAAGAGTTGCAGAGATGAGTCAAGTCTTGTTACTTTATATTGACAGGAGAGAACAACCGTGGTCGAGTCTtctggagaagagaagagacacaacacaatgtcttgtgcaaaaacaaaagaaatgtattCTCTTGACAATAAACTACATCAATAAACCACAGGGGTCCTCAGTGCGACTCATGCTGTACCTCCGCCCTACACTCCCCTTacgaaaccacatttaaattcacaagatccAGATTGTTATTGGATCAGCACCAAAGTTCACACACTTgtaaatatcagtcccataaAACATGTCAAAAACGCTCTCTTATACAATACTAAAGAGGGTCATGGTAGAGACCTCCTGGATCCACCTCAGATGGAACGAGTTGTGTCTTGGCTCATGTTGCATCCTGCCACCAAGGTTTGTTAGAATCTGTGCTAAACATTCGGAGACACCCTGCTGACGCACAGGAGGCAAACTGAAGCTGACCTGCCGCCATGCTGGGTGACAGCGGAGCGCTGAGTCCCAGGAACTCCTCCGTGGCGAAGGAGGAGCAGAAGTCCTGAAGCATCTGAAGAGCagagcctctcctcctccagctcctcctcaccaGCACTGTGTCCAGGACGGGCAGCAGGTAGCAGCGAGCGCTCCGGCCGTCGCACAGGCTGCCTGgaacacagcgggggggggggggggggggggggttactgcAACACGTATACTGATGTAATCTAATAGCAAACATTGTCTAATGCAACAGTCCTGCAATAAATCCTGCTCAATGAGATTTATGACTTGATGTGATGGAGGAAGTCGTCTGTGGAGAAGTAGAACTGTTCTTACTGAGATGTGACATTAATTCACTAGAGGGCGCTATAACAGAACTCTATAACACTTCAGGATTCTGTAATTGGACTAAATGACCCTCCACAGTTCTATGCTTTTGCGAACTAGTGCATTTCCAGtcttcatatattttattccaGACTCATATATGAtcaccttgacctttaacaACATTCATGAGTTCATAAGATTATGCGTTCAAGAGCAGAAGTGAACGTCGTCGTGAGGCAGTGAACGTGCTTTCTTGGTGTTCACATACATCTGGTTTTAATTAGCGTTACACAACTCCTTCTTGGTCTTGCAGCATCGGCCTCCACATGTTGTGAATCTGCACATCCCTCTGCTGCAGATGTGAATCACCTGGAGACGTGTTTATGGACATTGTTTGTGTGCGGCTGTGACCTCATGAGCCGAGAAAAGCCCGGAGCTCTGTGAGTCGTCATGTGACACGGAGACAATTCATCAGGTGGTAGAATCATTGTGATTTTAAGGAAGTTAAAACAAAGTTACTCAATTATTccagaattaattaaaatgtgtccatCACACCTTTGTGTTTGAAGGAGTAGAAGCCGACGGCCTGACTGTCCGTCCACAGCAGTTTGCAGCTCTCGGTGCGGGGATGCAGGgagaacagcgccccctgctgtgaaGACCTCTCCACTACCTGACTCAGCAGGAACACGACGAGCCTCTCCATGAGCGACTGCACCTGAGAACAACACGTCCACTTAGGAAGCTCCacaggaaagaggaaaacaaaccacGCAGGTGAAGATGTCTGACTGTTCTCCTCAAGAGCCATGAATAATATTCTGATCTTTGTAGTTCTTGCGTCTGTCTTCTCTGGATGAGGGACACAGAGTTTGAACATCGTGGAGAGGACAGACGCTCGTGTCTCCTCCCCTCGTCTCCTCAAGGGgtcaaggacagaggatgttgcaccggATTAAGCCTCATGAGGCAAAGTGTGATTTATGACTATTGACGACACAAATCCATTTTATTCAGATGTCTAAttgttgtgtgttgtcctgATGCCAACATTAAAACATACCAACAACAAACCACATCTGGATTTACTGGACGTACGTAAAATGTCCTCCACAGGCCACCACCTCTCACGCAGGTACAAAGCCACAACTGGAAgatcacagaggaaacattaGTGTCTACATAATAACATACATATCACACAAATGTACATACGACCATTAGACGTGTTTACGTGGACACAATATTCGCCAAACAACCATAATGACATTTCTTCTTTGCAATCCTGTTTACAGTGTTATGGTATTTTGTATATTACcttttgtttatattatatttactgagcaaacacactcacaaggcAAGGTGTTAATAGAGCTCTAAGAAATAAGCCACATGACTAGAGAAGCAGGTGCacgtgttcctaataaagtgagCGTGTTGCGGTgcgtgtggtttgtgtgtttcagtcgtGAACCTTGTGTTGGTTCATCAGGAGGATGAAGCGCCGGCAGCGCAGCGTCAGGCCcgtcctcctcaaacagccGCAGCCGCCTCACGTTGTTCCACGTTATCTCCACCTGAGCAGAGACCAAGAAGAAACACATTCAGGAACCGCAACACTTCGCTTAGAGCGTTAGATTCTAGAAATAGAAAACATCTCATTTCACAAGAGTAAATAAAGAGATGATTCAAAAGGTGAGTTTTCTGGATATTGTTGTTTATGCTCAACCATCATGAAAACAAAGTTGTCTCTCACCTTTGACGTCTGTGACAACTCAAACCAGTCGTTATCAGAAGGTCTGGACTGCAGAGAAGAGAGGTACTGTTCAGAAGCTGATGTCAGGTCAGTGTCCTTCACATCTGGAGAGTCGACAGGGAACATGGCGTCTCGCAGGGAGCACAGCTGGAGAGGAAACATGTCACAGGGTATTTGATTGGTTTCTCATAGTTGTATCATGaactactatatatatattttatgtggttagtgtttaaattaaatggataaataaagagCTGTGTCAAATGATAGTATATAATATGActatacattttttaagttaaagttgaaaagaacacaaagatcCCATAAAAGCAGGTCTATAGAAATGGGTTTTAAGAAGTAATTTAAAAGAAGTCATGGCTCTAAAAGTCATATCTCCTCAGATATATTTCTATATACATAATTTCCATATGATATATTTCGATAtatgtataataaaaacaacaataattataataatgtgtttttaataccATTTTTAAATCCCAGGTAAAGTCATTTCCCTGTGTTGTTGTCAGCAGTGAAACAACAAGAATTTGGGATGTTGCCTATGTAACAAACGTCCTTCCACCAAACTATGTTTAAAAATCGGAGTATTTAACGTTTCCTCACTTGTGAAATCTCAGATTAAAGATGATTCAAATCATAAACGACCTCTAGGTGACGTGTCACTTCCTCATCGAAACATCGGCTCATATTTCACGTGGATCCGGTTGTCCTGGTAACACGAGTCACAGAAAACACACCTGAATCTGCAGATTCCGCCGCTGttccgtgacctttgacctttcagcTGGTAACAGGAATATGCGTGTAAACGCAAAACGCAAAAAAGAGACTTCACGTACTTTATACGTTAGAATCGTAGACTGTATTCAAATGTTAGAATACACTTTTGTTGCGTCCCAAAATCCACATGTAACTTTTCACCTTTAATTTCCCACAATCCACCTGTGACTTCCCACAACCCACCTGTATCCTCCCGTACTTCCCCTGTAACTGCTTTAACctgcagcgccacctggtggGAAAGAGGAGCTACCTCACTTTGTCCTTGATCAACTCAATACCCCGAGCTGAGACCGGAAACCAGTCATGTggacatcaaaataaaatatataaaatgttattggAAACGTTAAAACTTACACAAGTAACAATAAATATCAGCACTTTCCTATTTAGCCAACACAACACGATACAACAGATACTGATGTGATGCTAATGTAAAGCCATTGAGAATACTTTACTCTActgtatattattttattgtttattttggtggtgtgttttatgttgtgatcttgtgttttattgtgaaacccCTGTACCGGATCTCCCGGTGTGGCTAGCAGTTAGCTTGACTCGTTAGCTGCAGGTGAACGATGGCTTCTCTCCTGAATCGTCGGCTCCAGTTTTCTTGTCTCCATCGTTTCCTCCGGAGTTTTAACTTTAACTGTGGAACCGTCACCAGAGTAAGTTCACTGTGAACTCTAAACCTCGTGTGTGTCACCAGGTTTAATGTCCGGGTTGTTTCTATCGGAGGAGTTAACGTGAAGAAtccaacagcaacagcagcagaaggtCAAAGTTCGTTTGTGTTCATAGACGATCTTTGTTGTTTAATTAGCATCAACACAGATAATAACAGGTTAATTAGCTGAATGCTAACTCAGCTTATAAAAAGTAGCAGTGTTGCTAGTAGCTAACTGTGCACCAGTGCTGCTGTATCAACGATAGTAATAGTACTAGGAGTAATACTAGTAGTAATACCAGTGATAACACAACTAACCAAATAATGAAGTTAACTAACGTAGTAGAGAGGCTGAAGTTAGCTTAACGTTAGCTTCACTGGAGCTGTTAGCTAACTGTTGACAGTGTGTCAAGCAGCCTGAACTTTCTGTGCCTccaaataacttttttaatcgatattaataatcaattaattataTTAATGAGGAAGTAAATCATTAATCATGTATGCTATATAAACTCAATGTGATTTAATGAGTAAATCATAATAGAAACACAATCTGAGCTTCATTTAGTCAGTACTTATTTATACTATATATCTtaatatcttatcttataacTGTTATCATGTCGTGCACATTCAGTCCAGGATAATAAATCAGTCACGTGTCCATCACTGATTAAACATGAAGCAGACAATTACACATGTGAGGCCACACTGGTGCTACAAGCTGTTTTTACTTATATGCGCCtcaaagtcattttaattgaataatAGATTAGAACCATGGGACCTAAGTATAAACTCTCTCCATAGCTGAGGGAATTTTAAAGTTTTCTTTGTTAAAGTTAAAACATGAAGACATTCCAACCAACTGACCCACAAACATATGATGATCAACCTGAAGAATCAAACCAGAGACAGAGACCAGAAGCTCCCTGTCcttgtccctgtccctgtccctgtccatgtccctgtccctgtcccggtccctgtccctgtccctgtcccggTCCCGGTCCCGGTCCcggtccctgtccctgtccctgtctctgtcccgGTCCCGGTCCcggtccctgtccctgtccctgtccctgtctctgtccctgtccctgtccctgtccctgtcccggTCCCTGTCCATGTTCATGTCCCTGTTCCTGTTCCGGTCCATGTCCCTGTTCCTGTCCCGGTCCCTGTCcatgtccctgtccctgtccctgtccatGTCCCGGTCCCGGTCCCTGTCCcggtccctgtccctgtccctgtccatGTCCCTATCCCTGTCCATGTCCctgtccatgtccatgtccctgtccctgtccatgtccatgtccctgtccctgtcccggtccctgtccctgtccatgtccctgtccctgtccctgtccctgtccatgtccctgtccctgtccctgtccctgt encodes the following:
- the arpin gene encoding arpin, with amino-acid sequence MSRIYHDTSLQNKPVHNETFDGVWSPSASESGAGVLLEGKLLDVSRHVISDVKNQKVRFYVLYVKPSRIHRRRFDARGNEIEPNFSDTKKINTGFLMSSYKVEAKGETDILSHEQLSTIVDKHELMRITDKHRPSGTWAFWYPETEMDKTELETGQDVRLKTRGNSPFIFSLAKVDGGSVTKCNFAGDENAGASWTDKIMANKSEPGNTKMSGDGEGAGEDEWDE
- the fam169b gene encoding protein FAM169B isoform X1; its protein translation is MFPVDSPDVKDTDLTSASEQYLSSLQSRPSDNDWFELSQTSKVEITWNNVRRLRLFEEDGPDAALPALHPPDEPTQVVALYLRERWWPVEDILRTSSKSRCGLLLVQSLMERLVVFLLSQVVERSSQQGALFSLHPRTESCKLLWTDSQAVGFYSFKHKGSLCDGRSARCYLLPVLDTVLVRRSWRRRGSALQMLQDFCSSFATEEFLGLSAPLSPSMAAVCRKFLRQHEDHRERLYEVEAPGGWAQRRNIWLNIQLGRYALRTDDL
- the fam169b gene encoding protein FAM169B isoform X2; the protein is MFPVDSPDVKDTDLTSASEQYLSSLQSRPSDNDWFELSQTSKVEITWNNVRRLRLFEEDGPDAALPALHPPDEPTQVVALYLRERWWPVEDILRAVAHGEARRVPAESGSGEVFTAGGAVLPASPHRELQTAVDGQSGRRLLLLQTQRQPVRRPERSLLPAARPGHSAGEEELEEERLCSSDASGLLLLLRHGGVPGTQRSAVTQHGGSVQEVPAAARGSPGASVRGGGSGRLGSTPKHLAQHPARTLRPQDR